A DNA window from Maribellus comscasis contains the following coding sequences:
- a CDS encoding DUF4251 domain-containing protein has product MKKYVLIVFLAVFSNLVFAQVETDAPTMTKKEKRKAKTEQQYKKTKKLLENKNFVLESDFLRSRRGVSYPVSSNLNFVKVDSSIAIIQIGSPWGYGPNGVGGVTAKGKITKWVLKEDKKRNAFYLSMNVMTPIGIYDVNMTIGPSGGTLARLTGLRSGQLTFDGDLVTVENSRVYEGRSL; this is encoded by the coding sequence ATGAAAAAGTATGTTTTGATAGTTTTTTTAGCGGTTTTTTCAAATTTGGTTTTTGCTCAGGTTGAAACTGATGCGCCAACAATGACAAAAAAAGAAAAGCGTAAAGCCAAAACAGAGCAGCAGTACAAAAAGACAAAAAAATTACTTGAAAATAAAAACTTTGTTTTGGAATCGGATTTTCTGAGAAGTAGACGTGGCGTGAGTTATCCTGTAAGTTCAAATTTGAATTTTGTTAAAGTGGATTCTTCAATAGCTATTATACAAATTGGTTCGCCCTGGGGCTACGGACCAAACGGAGTTGGTGGTGTAACAGCAAAAGGCAAAATTACCAAATGGGTTTTAAAAGAAGATAAAAAGAGAAATGCTTTTTATCTGAGTATGAACGTTATGACGCCAATTGGTATTTATGACGTTAATATGACAATCGGCCCTTCAGGAGGAACTCTGGCAAGATTGACCGGATTGCGTTCCGGGCAACTAACTTTCGACGGAGACCTGGTTACTGTTGAAAATTCCAGAGTATATGAGGGAAGATCCTTATAA
- a CDS encoding S46 family peptidase, which translates to MKKLIGFVFFFLFVILVGSAKEGMWIPTLLGKYNIEEMQQMGFKLTAQDIYDVNNASMKDAVVIFGGGCTGELISEEGLLITNYHCGYRQIQSHSSVENDILTDGFWAMNRGEELPNPGLTVRFLEYMKDVTDEVLENTEGLSEEEKAEVIRRNSGRIESDASEENKYRTQIKPLFYGNQYFLYVYKTYTDVRLVGAPPSAIGKFGGDTDNWMWPRHTGDFSVFRIYADANNEPAEYSPDNVPFKPKKFLPISIKGIQPGDFTMVFGNPGSTQQYIPHQEVDIIMNQRDPDRIKLRDIKLQIVGAAIQKDPKIRIQYSAKYQSIGNAWKKWQGEIKGLQRLDAVNEKLEFEEEFKNWAEKNSTWQTIYQPVFNNFEVLYDQYKRFIKASDYYSEIVLRGPEIFKLATMANAIVNNIESNQPERVESLKLNMEKSLDSFFKDFNQAVDEKLFTELLPLLKNELDPEFLPYDFQELMNKNDKEKLLKKVYRKSKLTEKETLAELLTNGNEKRVLKLRKDPLIAMVRMLNFYYNVKIKPIVNTLNENIDRSMKIYLAGIMEMQSGSPLYPDANLTLRITYGRVEGYEPFDGVRYKYYTTLSGIMEKDNPAIYDYDVPEKLKELFREKDFGKYEVNGDVPVCFTASNHTSGGNSGSPVVNANGELIGLNFDRCWEGTMSDIMYDPEMCRNITLDIRYALFIIEKFAGAGYLLEEMEIAE; encoded by the coding sequence ATGAAGAAGTTAATCGGTTTCGTTTTCTTTTTTCTTTTTGTCATTCTGGTTGGTTCAGCAAAGGAAGGAATGTGGATTCCGACGTTGCTCGGAAAGTACAATATTGAAGAAATGCAACAAATGGGATTTAAACTCACAGCACAGGATATATACGATGTAAACAATGCCAGCATGAAAGACGCTGTGGTTATTTTTGGCGGTGGTTGTACCGGCGAATTAATCTCGGAGGAAGGTTTGTTAATTACCAATTATCACTGTGGCTACCGACAAATTCAATCACATAGTTCGGTGGAAAACGATATTTTAACTGACGGTTTTTGGGCGATGAACAGAGGCGAAGAACTGCCTAATCCAGGGTTGACTGTTCGTTTTCTGGAATATATGAAAGATGTTACTGACGAAGTATTAGAAAATACAGAAGGCCTTTCAGAAGAGGAAAAAGCCGAAGTTATTCGGCGAAATTCGGGGCGAATAGAAAGTGATGCTTCTGAAGAGAATAAATACCGTACGCAGATAAAACCTCTTTTTTACGGGAATCAATATTTTTTGTATGTATACAAAACCTACACCGATGTTCGTTTGGTAGGGGCACCACCTTCAGCTATTGGCAAGTTTGGTGGCGACACAGATAACTGGATGTGGCCAAGGCATACCGGCGATTTTTCTGTGTTCCGAATTTATGCCGACGCAAACAACGAACCAGCAGAATACTCTCCGGATAATGTTCCTTTCAAGCCTAAAAAGTTTTTGCCGATTTCGATAAAAGGAATTCAGCCCGGTGATTTTACAATGGTTTTTGGAAACCCCGGGAGTACGCAGCAATACATTCCACATCAGGAAGTTGATATTATTATGAATCAGCGGGACCCCGATCGGATAAAGTTAAGAGATATAAAACTGCAAATTGTAGGAGCCGCCATACAGAAGGATCCTAAAATTCGAATTCAATATTCGGCCAAATATCAGAGTATTGGTAATGCCTGGAAAAAATGGCAGGGAGAAATAAAAGGACTGCAACGTTTGGATGCTGTAAATGAAAAACTTGAGTTTGAGGAAGAATTTAAAAACTGGGCAGAGAAAAATTCAACGTGGCAAACGATATATCAGCCTGTTTTTAACAATTTCGAGGTGCTTTATGATCAGTATAAACGGTTTATAAAGGCGTCCGATTATTATTCTGAAATTGTCTTGCGCGGTCCCGAGATTTTTAAACTGGCAACAATGGCAAACGCTATTGTTAATAACATAGAAAGTAACCAACCTGAACGTGTTGAAAGTTTAAAATTGAATATGGAGAAGAGTCTCGATTCTTTTTTTAAAGATTTTAACCAGGCTGTTGATGAAAAATTGTTTACTGAATTACTCCCACTTTTAAAAAATGAGCTGGACCCGGAATTTCTGCCTTATGATTTTCAGGAATTGATGAATAAAAATGACAAAGAAAAATTGCTTAAAAAGGTATACCGGAAATCAAAACTTACTGAAAAGGAAACACTGGCAGAGTTACTCACCAATGGAAATGAAAAACGGGTTTTGAAACTGCGCAAAGACCCTTTGATAGCGATGGTGAGAATGCTGAATTTTTATTACAATGTCAAAATAAAACCTATTGTTAATACACTGAATGAGAACATTGACAGGAGTATGAAAATATATTTGGCCGGTATTATGGAAATGCAAAGTGGCAGTCCATTGTATCCGGATGCTAATCTGACTTTGCGAATAACCTATGGAAGAGTAGAAGGTTACGAACCTTTCGATGGTGTTAGATACAAATATTACACAACACTTTCCGGAATTATGGAAAAAGACAATCCTGCAATATATGACTATGATGTTCCGGAGAAACTGAAAGAGTTATTTAGGGAAAAGGATTTTGGTAAGTACGAAGTAAATGGCGATGTGCCCGTTTGTTTTACAGCTTCAAATCATACATCGGGCGGAAATTCAGGCAGCCCTGTTGTTAATGCAAATGGAGAGCTGATTGGTTTAAATTTCGACCGTTGTTGGGAGGGAACCATGAGTGATATTATGTACGATCCGGAAATGTGCCGCAACATTACACTTGACATTCGTTATGCACTTTTTATTATCGAAAAATTTGCCGGAGCAGGTTATCTGCTTGAAGAAATGGAAATTGCAGAATGA
- a CDS encoding alpha-L-arabinofuranosidase C-terminal domain-containing protein, with translation MRTKSYLILTFLFITAQLTAQTLVKITVEKQKPEITVAPNMYGIFFEDINFAADGGLYAEMIKNRSFDFPNSPFMGWLTYGKVSVQTEGAPFPRNQHYARLLNDGLLTGTGLLNEGFRGIGVEKNKKYNLSLYAKNVNKGENKLKIEIISAANEIIASGEIEINSGDWEKYKLELQAEETCAHAKLRVDLISQGELDIEHVSLFPAETWKNRENGMRKDLAQALADLKPGVFRFPGGCIIEGNNLETRYQWKNSVGAVENRPVNENRWNYVFQHRFTPDYFQSYGLGFFEYFQLCEDFGADALPVVSCGMACQFITDECVPVDDLEPYIQDALDLVEFANGPVTSKWGKVRVEMGHPESFGLKYIGIGNEQWGEVFPKHLEAFQKAFDEKYPEIQIIGSSGPSADGEQFDYLWGQMKKLDVDLVDEHYYKDPDWFLQNADRYDDYSRKGPKVFAGEYACHVQPEKKNSFYAALCEASFLTGIERNSDVVRLATYAPLFAHVDAWQWKPDMIWFDNLRSVKSANYYVQQLYSKYKGTTVQNVKMNGENVVGQNGIYASVVTDKDNDQLIIKISNTGKSEKEVELDFKLKELPGVLKGKQITLKANLDDENTLDEPFLVKPLEKEVVLDSKSPKISIEAESFHVFVLDL, from the coding sequence ATGAGAACTAAATCATATTTAATCCTGACTTTTTTATTTATTACTGCTCAATTAACTGCACAAACTTTGGTGAAAATTACAGTTGAAAAGCAAAAGCCTGAAATAACAGTTGCACCAAACATGTACGGCATTTTTTTCGAAGACATAAATTTTGCTGCCGACGGAGGTTTGTACGCCGAAATGATTAAAAATCGTTCGTTCGATTTCCCAAATTCACCCTTTATGGGTTGGCTTACTTATGGAAAAGTGTCTGTGCAAACCGAAGGAGCTCCTTTTCCCCGCAATCAGCATTATGCACGTTTATTGAACGACGGTTTGCTTACCGGAACAGGATTGTTAAACGAAGGTTTTCGTGGAATTGGAGTTGAAAAAAACAAGAAATATAACCTGAGTTTATACGCTAAAAATGTGAATAAGGGTGAAAATAAATTGAAAATCGAGATTATTTCAGCAGCCAATGAAATTATTGCAAGTGGCGAAATTGAAATAAATTCAGGAGACTGGGAAAAATACAAACTGGAATTGCAAGCAGAGGAGACATGCGCACACGCTAAACTACGAGTTGATTTGATTTCGCAGGGAGAACTGGATATTGAACATGTTTCACTATTTCCGGCAGAAACATGGAAGAACCGTGAAAATGGTATGCGAAAGGATTTAGCGCAGGCTTTGGCCGATTTAAAACCCGGAGTATTTCGGTTTCCGGGTGGTTGTATTATCGAAGGTAATAACCTGGAAACCCGTTACCAGTGGAAAAATTCGGTTGGCGCAGTGGAAAATCGTCCGGTGAACGAAAACCGTTGGAATTATGTATTTCAACATCGTTTTACGCCCGATTATTTTCAGTCTTACGGTTTGGGATTTTTTGAATATTTTCAGCTTTGCGAAGATTTTGGTGCCGATGCACTTCCGGTGGTGAGTTGCGGAATGGCGTGCCAGTTTATAACCGACGAATGTGTTCCGGTTGACGATCTGGAACCTTACATTCAGGATGCGTTGGATTTAGTGGAATTCGCTAACGGCCCGGTGACATCAAAATGGGGAAAAGTGAGAGTAGAAATGGGACACCCGGAATCTTTCGGATTAAAATATATCGGAATTGGAAATGAACAATGGGGCGAGGTTTTTCCAAAGCATCTTGAAGCTTTTCAAAAGGCATTTGACGAGAAATACCCGGAAATCCAAATTATTGGTTCTTCAGGGCCCTCTGCCGATGGTGAACAATTTGATTATTTATGGGGCCAAATGAAAAAGCTGGATGTTGATTTGGTGGATGAACATTACTACAAAGACCCTGACTGGTTTCTGCAAAACGCAGATCGCTATGATGATTACAGTCGTAAAGGACCAAAAGTTTTTGCCGGGGAATATGCTTGCCACGTTCAGCCCGAAAAGAAAAATTCATTCTACGCCGCGCTTTGTGAAGCTTCCTTTTTAACCGGAATTGAAAGAAATTCCGATGTGGTACGTTTGGCAACTTACGCTCCGCTTTTTGCACATGTTGATGCCTGGCAATGGAAACCCGACATGATTTGGTTTGATAATCTGCGTTCGGTAAAGTCAGCCAATTATTATGTCCAGCAGTTGTATAGCAAATACAAAGGTACAACCGTGCAAAACGTAAAAATGAATGGAGAAAATGTAGTTGGTCAGAATGGAATTTATGCCAGTGTGGTTACTGATAAAGATAATGACCAACTCATTATAAAAATTTCAAATACGGGAAAATCGGAAAAGGAAGTTGAACTTGATTTCAAATTAAAAGAACTTCCGGGTGTTTTAAAAGGAAAACAGATTACATTAAAAGCGAACCTTGATGATGAAAATACACTGGACGAGCCGTTTTTGGTAAAACCGCTTGAAAAGGAAGTTGTATTGGATTCAAAATCACCGAAAATTAGTATCGAAGCCGAATCATTTCATGTTTTTGTATTAGATTTATAG
- a CDS encoding GH92 family glycosyl hydrolase: MNVKSGQFVIVLMIFFSVFSCTKQTGEHFDPVKYVDPNIGGVGHILQPTRPTVQLPNQPIRMYPNREDYLDDQITSFPLSMISHRNGQLFRLMPFTGETANPVSEWGKQNETATPYYYSVWLMDYNTTLEFVPGAKAGFFRIKFPDSEIAKINYTIANNGTFKVEGENTISGVESFKGMNAFVYGEFDATINSSEILEDGKQLVLAFSENSQALNFKYAISYISLEQAKKNLQNEIAAWDFDKLKENARLAWAESLSQIEVEGGTEAQKRTFYTAFYRTYERMVNITEDGKYYSNYDGKVHEDEQPFYIDDWIWDTYLAHHPLRALLDPDIENDMMSSYLRMYEQSGWLPQFCLLWGENPCMNGFHSTVSFLDGFRKNVLDFDLEKAYEGMKKNALEGTMLPWRNGAACSLDTFYQEHGYYPALHPGEEETEPMVHSFEKRQAVAVTLGHSYDDWALAQLAKEFGKDDDYKLFSEKANNYKNLYWEEKGFFMPKDASGKWIDIDPKWAGGMGGRDYYDENNGWTYLWQVQHDVDGLMNLMGGKEIFEARLDQLFREDLGRSKYANWAKFPDFTGIVGQFSMGNEPSFHIPYLYNFTDSPWKTQKKIRMLLDAWYPDNIFGIPGDEDGGGMTAFVVFSFMGFYPVVPGLPIYTIGSPVFEKVTIHLDNGNDFKVVTENYAENHIYIQKAWLNGKPLDGPWITHNEVVNGGELKLEMGQKPNMEWGSVELFNQLTSSYLK; encoded by the coding sequence ATGAATGTTAAGTCAGGACAATTCGTAATTGTTCTGATGATTTTTTTTTCTGTTTTTTCGTGTACCAAACAAACAGGAGAACATTTTGATCCTGTCAAATATGTAGATCCAAATATTGGCGGAGTAGGGCATATTTTACAGCCAACCCGGCCAACTGTACAGTTGCCAAACCAGCCCATTCGTATGTATCCAAACCGGGAAGATTATTTGGATGACCAGATTACTTCATTTCCTTTGTCAATGATTTCTCACCGAAACGGACAACTTTTCAGGTTGATGCCCTTTACCGGAGAAACAGCAAATCCGGTTTCAGAATGGGGAAAACAAAACGAAACTGCAACTCCTTATTATTATTCAGTTTGGTTGATGGATTACAACACAACACTTGAGTTTGTGCCGGGAGCTAAGGCCGGTTTTTTCAGAATAAAATTCCCGGATTCAGAAATAGCAAAGATAAATTATACAATAGCCAACAATGGTACGTTCAAGGTTGAAGGTGAAAATACCATTTCTGGAGTGGAATCTTTTAAGGGAATGAATGCCTTTGTTTACGGAGAATTTGATGCTACAATAAATTCCTCTGAAATTTTGGAAGACGGCAAACAGCTTGTTCTTGCATTTTCGGAAAACAGTCAAGCTTTAAATTTTAAATATGCGATCTCCTACATCAGTTTGGAGCAGGCAAAAAAGAATCTTCAGAATGAAATTGCAGCCTGGGATTTTGACAAATTAAAAGAAAATGCTCGTTTGGCCTGGGCGGAAAGTTTAAGCCAGATAGAAGTGGAAGGCGGAACAGAAGCGCAAAAAAGAACCTTTTATACGGCTTTTTACCGCACATACGAACGTATGGTTAATATCACCGAAGACGGGAAATATTACAGCAATTACGACGGTAAAGTACATGAGGACGAGCAGCCTTTTTATATCGACGACTGGATTTGGGACACTTATCTGGCACACCATCCTTTGCGTGCTTTGCTCGACCCGGATATTGAAAATGATATGATGAGTTCGTACCTTAGAATGTATGAACAAAGTGGCTGGTTACCTCAGTTTTGTTTGTTGTGGGGAGAGAATCCCTGCATGAATGGCTTTCACTCAACAGTATCTTTTCTGGATGGTTTCCGGAAAAACGTACTGGATTTCGACCTTGAAAAGGCTTACGAAGGAATGAAAAAAAATGCCCTGGAAGGAACCATGTTACCCTGGCGAAATGGAGCGGCCTGTTCGCTGGATACATTTTATCAGGAGCACGGGTATTATCCGGCGCTGCATCCGGGCGAAGAAGAAACGGAGCCCATGGTTCATTCCTTTGAAAAACGACAGGCGGTTGCTGTTACCCTGGGGCATAGTTACGACGACTGGGCATTAGCCCAACTGGCAAAAGAATTTGGGAAGGATGATGATTATAAACTTTTCTCTGAAAAAGCCAACAATTACAAAAATCTGTATTGGGAAGAAAAAGGATTTTTTATGCCCAAAGATGCTTCAGGAAAGTGGATTGATATTGATCCCAAATGGGCAGGTGGCATGGGCGGCAGAGATTACTACGATGAAAACAATGGCTGGACCTATTTGTGGCAGGTACAACACGATGTAGACGGATTGATGAATTTAATGGGAGGAAAGGAAATATTTGAAGCTCGTCTCGATCAGCTTTTTCGGGAAGATCTGGGAAGAAGTAAATATGCCAATTGGGCAAAGTTTCCCGATTTTACCGGAATTGTAGGTCAGTTTTCCATGGGCAATGAACCTAGTTTTCATATTCCATACCTCTATAATTTTACCGATTCTCCGTGGAAAACACAGAAAAAAATTCGAATGTTGCTGGATGCATGGTATCCCGACAATATTTTCGGTATTCCCGGTGATGAAGATGGTGGCGGAATGACCGCATTTGTTGTGTTTTCTTTTATGGGATTTTACCCTGTTGTTCCGGGCTTACCCATTTACACTATTGGAAGCCCCGTTTTTGAGAAAGTAACCATACATCTCGATAATGGAAATGATTTCAAAGTTGTAACGGAAAATTATGCCGAGAACCACATTTATATTCAAAAAGCATGGTTGAACGGAAAGCCACTGGACGGTCCGTGGATTACGCATAATGAGGTTGTAAATGGCGGAGAACTTAAATTAGAAATGGGACAGAAACCAAATATGGAATGGGGAAGCGTTGAATTGTTTAATCAACTGACATCATCCTATTTAAAATAA
- a CDS encoding DegT/DnrJ/EryC1/StrS family aminotransferase: MKNYRISRRKAIVTASAGTLGMLSAPFSSYGFESSKKLALYGGEKVRNVAWPDWPVWDKTAEDGIVEMLRSGRWWRGSGEHVEDFEQKYAQLMGTKRCLATASGTTSLLVATHVLGVDAGDEVLVSPFTFIATYNVIFMNKALPVFVDTDPETFLIDPSKIEEKITSRTSAILPVHIYGLPVDMDEVNKVAQKNDLKVIEDACQAWLGEYKGKKLGTLGDLGCFSFQNSKNLPTGEGGAIVGNDDEIMDRCYSFHNCGRPFGRVERTSDYPIRGSNRRMQQIQALMLLSQMKRIERDADIRLENAKYLDERLAEIPGIVPYKLVTDDARSAYHLYPFRFVSEEFGKVSREQFIKALRAEGVPCSSGYGRQNYDGLIEEALNSKGYKRLFSEQRLKQWREENVLPGNDQLADEAVIFSQRMLLGNKHDMDDIVNAVTKIYENREAFQ; this comes from the coding sequence ATGAAAAACTACAGGATTAGTCGTCGGAAAGCTATTGTAACAGCATCTGCAGGCACGCTGGGAATGTTGTCGGCTCCATTTTCTTCTTATGGTTTTGAAAGTTCAAAAAAACTTGCGCTGTATGGCGGGGAAAAAGTAAGAAATGTTGCCTGGCCGGATTGGCCCGTGTGGGATAAAACAGCTGAGGACGGTATCGTTGAAATGTTGCGAAGCGGGCGTTGGTGGCGCGGCAGCGGCGAACATGTTGAGGACTTTGAACAAAAATATGCCCAACTGATGGGGACAAAACGTTGTTTGGCCACAGCAAGTGGGACCACATCACTTTTAGTAGCTACCCATGTTTTGGGTGTAGACGCCGGAGATGAGGTGCTTGTTTCTCCTTTTACTTTTATTGCCACGTATAATGTTATTTTTATGAATAAAGCACTTCCGGTGTTTGTTGATACCGATCCGGAAACTTTCCTGATAGATCCTTCGAAGATTGAAGAAAAGATAACCAGTCGAACTTCTGCCATTCTGCCGGTTCATATCTATGGTTTGCCGGTTGACATGGATGAAGTAAATAAAGTGGCTCAAAAAAACGATTTAAAGGTAATAGAAGACGCGTGCCAGGCCTGGCTGGGAGAGTATAAAGGAAAGAAACTGGGGACTTTGGGTGATCTGGGCTGCTTTAGTTTTCAAAATTCTAAAAATCTGCCCACCGGTGAAGGAGGTGCAATTGTTGGAAACGACGATGAAATTATGGATCGGTGTTATTCATTCCACAACTGTGGACGACCATTTGGACGAGTGGAACGTACTTCTGATTATCCGATTCGGGGTAGTAATCGCAGAATGCAGCAAATTCAGGCACTGATGTTATTGTCGCAGATGAAACGTATTGAAAGAGATGCCGACATCCGCCTGGAGAATGCAAAATATCTGGATGAGAGACTGGCTGAAATTCCCGGTATTGTTCCGTATAAACTGGTTACTGATGATGCCCGTTCTGCTTATCACCTTTATCCGTTTCGTTTTGTTTCTGAGGAATTTGGAAAAGTATCACGCGAACAATTTATTAAAGCATTACGTGCCGAGGGAGTACCTTGTTCATCGGGCTATGGCAGACAAAATTACGACGGGCTCATTGAAGAAGCACTCAATTCAAAAGGCTACAAACGCTTGTTCTCTGAACAGCGACTGAAACAGTGGCGGGAAGAAAATGTTTTGCCCGGGAATGACCAACTGGCAGATGAGGCAGTAATTTTTTCTCAGAGAATGTTGCTTGGCAATAAACACGATATGGATGATATTGTAAATGCCGTTACAAAAATTTATGAAAACAGAGAAGCGTTTCAGTAA
- a CDS encoding GntP family permease, translating into MWLIILLLLSIVFIIISTSVLKWHPFLSLILVAFGFGVLSGKMTLTEVVETVNDGFGSTIGYIGIVILAGSIIGKFLEMSGGAFKLAGGALKLVGKKKVPLAMSIVGYIVSIPVFCDSAFIVLSPLAKAISKKLKISLAMLAIALSLGLYVTHSLIPPTPGPVAAAGILQADLGMVILYGLPVSLIGLVTGWLFSLKIASKHQIKTDSGQNEKEQVFDDKNSPSLVKSLLPVFVPIILIVIRSVSILPSIPFGEGNLFEILNFIGQPSVALLIGVGLSFLLPAKLTKDMLSTTGWLGQGIIAAASIIIVTGSGGAFGKVLQASGIAAVIQNNLSGAQTLGIWLPVIIALSLKIAQGSSTVAIITTASLMAPLLASLGMDSPTARALVVTAIGAGSIIASHANDSYFWVVTQMTGMNVKQGYKLQTLGTLVMGIMSATAVWLISLWVL; encoded by the coding sequence ATGTGGCTGATTATTCTTTTGCTTTTGTCTATTGTTTTTATTATTATTTCAACCTCCGTTTTGAAATGGCACCCGTTTTTATCTTTGATTTTAGTGGCTTTTGGCTTCGGAGTTTTGTCGGGGAAAATGACATTAACAGAAGTTGTTGAAACAGTAAATGATGGTTTTGGAAGCACAATTGGCTACATTGGAATTGTTATCCTGGCCGGCTCAATTATCGGGAAATTTTTGGAAATGTCGGGGGGCGCGTTTAAGCTGGCTGGTGGCGCATTAAAATTGGTTGGAAAGAAAAAAGTTCCTTTGGCAATGAGCATTGTGGGCTATATTGTGAGTATCCCGGTTTTTTGCGATTCGGCGTTTATTGTTCTTTCTCCACTGGCAAAAGCAATTTCAAAAAAATTAAAAATATCACTTGCCATGCTTGCCATCGCCCTGAGTTTGGGCTTGTATGTTACTCACTCGTTGATTCCTCCTACACCCGGTCCGGTCGCAGCAGCCGGAATTTTACAGGCCGATTTGGGAATGGTTATTTTGTACGGTCTGCCGGTTAGTTTAATTGGGTTAGTCACAGGCTGGCTGTTTTCGTTGAAAATAGCTTCAAAACATCAAATAAAAACGGATAGCGGACAAAACGAAAAAGAACAAGTATTTGATGATAAAAACAGCCCTTCGCTGGTAAAATCATTATTGCCGGTTTTTGTCCCCATTATTTTAATTGTAATTCGGTCCGTTAGCATCTTGCCTTCAATTCCGTTTGGAGAAGGGAACTTGTTTGAAATTTTAAATTTTATTGGTCAGCCGTCTGTAGCCCTGCTCATTGGAGTAGGCTTATCTTTTTTACTTCCGGCAAAGCTTACAAAAGACATGCTATCAACAACCGGTTGGTTGGGACAGGGGATAATTGCAGCCGCAAGTATTATTATTGTTACCGGCAGTGGGGGCGCTTTTGGTAAAGTTTTGCAGGCATCAGGAATTGCTGCGGTCATTCAAAACAATCTTTCAGGAGCTCAGACTTTAGGGATTTGGTTACCGGTAATAATCGCCTTGTCGCTTAAAATAGCACAGGGGTCGAGTACCGTTGCCATTATTACAACTGCCAGTTTAATGGCGCCGCTTTTAGCTTCGCTGGGAATGGATTCTCCAACAGCAAGAGCCCTGGTTGTCACAGCAATCGGAGCCGGTTCAATTATTGCCAGTCATGCCAACGACAGTTATTTCTGGGTTGTTACTCAAATGACCGGGATGAATGTTAAGCAGGGGTACAAGCTTCAAACCCTTGGCACACTGGTCATGGGGATTATGTCTGCAACTGCGGTTTGGCTTATTAGTTTGTGGGTGCTGTAG